The region TGGGTATCTGTGCCGGGGCTTCCACTATCAGCATGGTCCTCATGGACGACGCTGACGGACAAATTGAAATAATTAAATCAATTTCACTTAACCACGAAGGCAATCCCGCGAAAACCGTCGTCAAAGCCTTGCAGGAATTAGGGCTACCGGACAACGTTCCGGCAGCAGTAACCGGACGCAAATTCCGGCACCTGCTGGAACTGCCGACCATCTCCGAACCGCAAGCCCTTGAAACAGCACTTACGCAGCAGAATTTCGTAAAAGAAGGTTACCGCACCGTACTCAGCGCGGGCGGGGAAACCTTCATGGCCTACCTGCTTGATAATGACGGCAAGGTTGAAACCGTGCATACCGGGAACAAGTGCGCTTCCGGCACCGGGGAATTTCTGGCTCAGCAATTAGGCCGCATGGGCCTTACTCTGGACGATATGTCCGCCATGCAGGAATGCGAACCGCACAAGGTCTCCGGGCGTTGCTCGGTTTTCTGCAAAAGCGACTGCACCCATGCTCTGAACAAAGGGGTGGAAAAAGATGCCGTGGTGGCCGGGCTGGCCCGCATGATGGCCGGAAAATGCGTGGAACTGCTGCGCAAACTACCCGCGGAAAAAGTAGCCCTGATCGGTAACTGCTCGCAGAACAAATTCATGGTCAATGAACTGCGCCGGGAAATAGCGGACCTCTTTCTGCCGGAGCACGGCAACTGCTTCGAGGCCCTTGGGGCGGCCATCTGGGCAGCTGAAAACGGGGCCCCGTTGCCGCAGGAGACAGGCAGCATCATTCGCAAAGGTGACACAGCGTTCACTTTCCTGCCGCCGCTGAAAAACTTCACTGATTCTGTTAAATTTCACAAAAGCAGGCAGGCCGGATTCGTCCCCGGCAACAGGCTGGCCCTCGGCCTTGATGTAGGTTCGACTACCACTAAAGGGGTGCTTCTTGATCTGGAACGTACCGAGATTGCAGCCTCCTGCTACCTGCGCACGGACGGTGATCCCATCGGGGCATCATGCAGGGTTTACGCCGAACTGGCTACGCAGGTTCCGGACGGAACCGTGGCTGAAATCATGGGAGTGACCGGATCTGGCCGCAACATTGCCGGGCTGCATGCGGGCACGGACGGCATTATCAACGAGATCACCGCCCACGCCACCGCCGCCGTGCATTATGATCCGGAAGTGGACACAATTTTCGAAATCGGCGGACAGGATGCCAAGTATACATGGCTGAAAAATTCAGTTCCCTGCGACTACGCCATGAACGAAGCATGCAGTGCCGGAACCGGATCGTTCCTTGAAGAAAGTGCCAAAGAAACTCTGGGCATCGCGGTCACCGACATTGCTGATGTGGCCTTTAAAGGAAAGAATCCACCCAACTTCAATGACCAGTGCGCGGCCTTCATCGGCTCTGACCTCAAGCTTGCGGCGCAGGAGGGTGTTCCGCTGGAGGACATGGTTGCCGGGCTGGTCTATTCCATCTGTATAAATTACGCCAACCGGGTTAAAGGCAGCCGCACAGTCGGTCGTAAAATTTTCATGCAGGGCGGGGTCTGCTACAACAAGGCCGTGCCCACGGCCATGGCCGCACTGACCGGACAGGAAATCATCGTCCCGCCCCATCCGGGACTTACCGGAGCCTTCGGGGTGGCTCTTGAGGCAGCGAAAAGAGCTGATCAGGGTACCATTGCCAAAGGAGAATTCAATCCCGCCGAGCTGGCTGAAAGAAAAGTGAACCACAAATCACCTTTCGTCTGCAACGGAGCCGGACGGGATTGCGACCTCGGCTGCACCATTGCCCGCATTGAAGTACAGGGCAAAACCTTCCCCTTCGGCGGTATCTGCAACCGCTTTGATAATTCCAAGGTCGCCAAAAACACCAAGCCGGCAGATGATCTTGTACTCTGGCGGGAGAAACGGGTTTTCCGGGATTTGACTGAGCCAGAGGCAGGCCAGTCCGTAATCGGCATGAACCGCTCCCTGCTCATGAACACGTGGTTTCCGCTCTTCAATACTTTTTTCAAAAAGATGGGCTTCGGAGTCCGGCTGCCGGATAAAATCGATCCCGATTCCATTGAGCAGAAAGGCGCGCCCTTCTGTCATCCGGTGGAACTGGCCCACGGCGGGCTGGGGGAACTGCTGGGACTTGAGACCGATCATATTTTCCTGCCCCATCTGCGTTCCATGCCACTCAAAAGCGGTGACCGCTCCTGCACCTGCGTGCTGGTTCAGGGAGAGCCTTATTACCTGAAATCCGCTTTCCCGGAACTGGAAAAACGCTCCCTGCTGGCCCCGGTCATCCACATGCAGGACGGTGAAGAACAATTACGCAAAGCCCTGCTCCAGACAGCCGCCGTACTCAAGGTGGATGTCGCACGTGCTGTAGACGCACTGGAGGCGGCACTTGCCGCGCAGGAACAATTCTTTTCCGACCTGCGTCGCAAAGGAGAAGAATTCATGGCCGCACTGGATGAAAGCGACAGGCAGGGCATGGTGCTATTCGGTCGCCCATACAATGCTTTCAGCTCATGGGCCAATAAATCCATTCCCGCAAAATTCGCCACCCGCGGAGTTGAGATCATCCCCTGCGATATGCTCCCACGCAGTGAAAAATGCGGATCAGAACTGAATATGTACTGGGCCACCGGGGAACAGATCATGGACAGTGCCAAGCAGGCAGCTGAACATCCCAAACTTTTCGGCACCTACATCACCAACTTTTCCTGCGGACCGGATTCATTCCTGCTCGGCCATTTCCGCAAAGTCATGGGCAGCAAGCCTTCACTGACCTTGGAGCTGGACAGTCACACCGCCGATGCCGGGATCGAAACCCGCATTGAAGCGTTTCTGGATATTGTGGACGGTTTCAGCCGCCAAAAAGAAACAGACAGACCGGCGGCGAACTCTTTCCGTCCGGCCTGTTGTGAAGTTCGCGACGGAATTACCGGAATTACCGACTCCAAAGGAGACTGGTATGCGGTCAATGATCCGAAAGTCACCCTGCTTATTCCCAGCCTAGGTGAAATCAGCACGGATTTTCTGGCCGCCTCCATGCAGCGGGACAACATCCGCTACAAGGTGCTGGGTCACGCCAGTGAAGCTGCCCTCAAAATGGGCCGCAACAATTCATCATGCAAGGAATGTTTGCCCCTGCAACTCACAGCAGGAGCGTTACTGGAACATCTGGAAAACCGGGACGAAGACGAAATCGCCCTCTTCCTGA is a window of Desulfovibrio sp. JC010 DNA encoding:
- a CDS encoding acyl-CoA dehydratase activase; the protein is MNYPHLKISPPQTDHPTASLGICAGASTISMVLMDDADGQIEIIKSISLNHEGNPAKTVVKALQELGLPDNVPAAVTGRKFRHLLELPTISEPQALETALTQQNFVKEGYRTVLSAGGETFMAYLLDNDGKVETVHTGNKCASGTGEFLAQQLGRMGLTLDDMSAMQECEPHKVSGRCSVFCKSDCTHALNKGVEKDAVVAGLARMMAGKCVELLRKLPAEKVALIGNCSQNKFMVNELRREIADLFLPEHGNCFEALGAAIWAAENGAPLPQETGSIIRKGDTAFTFLPPLKNFTDSVKFHKSRQAGFVPGNRLALGLDVGSTTTKGVLLDLERTEIAASCYLRTDGDPIGASCRVYAELATQVPDGTVAEIMGVTGSGRNIAGLHAGTDGIINEITAHATAAVHYDPEVDTIFEIGGQDAKYTWLKNSVPCDYAMNEACSAGTGSFLEESAKETLGIAVTDIADVAFKGKNPPNFNDQCAAFIGSDLKLAAQEGVPLEDMVAGLVYSICINYANRVKGSRTVGRKIFMQGGVCYNKAVPTAMAALTGQEIIVPPHPGLTGAFGVALEAAKRADQGTIAKGEFNPAELAERKVNHKSPFVCNGAGRDCDLGCTIARIEVQGKTFPFGGICNRFDNSKVAKNTKPADDLVLWREKRVFRDLTEPEAGQSVIGMNRSLLMNTWFPLFNTFFKKMGFGVRLPDKIDPDSIEQKGAPFCHPVELAHGGLGELLGLETDHIFLPHLRSMPLKSGDRSCTCVLVQGEPYYLKSAFPELEKRSLLAPVIHMQDGEEQLRKALLQTAAVLKVDVARAVDALEAALAAQEQFFSDLRRKGEEFMAALDESDRQGMVLFGRPYNAFSSWANKSIPAKFATRGVEIIPCDMLPRSEKCGSELNMYWATGEQIMDSAKQAAEHPKLFGTYITNFSCGPDSFLLGHFRKVMGSKPSLTLELDSHTADAGIETRIEAFLDIVDGFSRQKETDRPAANSFRPACCEVRDGITGITDSKGDWYAVNDPKVTLLIPSLGEISTDFLAASMQRDNIRYKVLGHASEAALKMGRNNSSCKECLPLQLTAGALLEHLENRDEDEIALFLMPKAKGPCRFGQYSVFMNDLIERLEIPDLAIFAPSSTDGYGGLSTGVTLGMWQGIVAGSILEDIHATISTAATDKDAALKLFRQVRQNLLDGMADWKTFSKALRKAAKELSTIKLSKPIREYPVISLLGEIYVRHDPLARRSLPERLTEQGFIVRVAPVLEWMKYTDWLNRNNIEGRAELKTLITQGVKSYFERRIRHILAKSGLLFYPGPDVRKVVSHGKKHISEQLTGEAILTVGASLHEIMSPSCGVISIGPFGCMPSRVAEAVLSEKFRAGSAGGKATSVVAPDSRLPFLAIETDGNPFPQLIEARLEAFCLQAKRLHERMN